A genomic segment from bacterium encodes:
- the cmk gene encoding (d)CMP kinase gives MRKWIIAIDGPAGAGKSTVAKIVAKKLKIKYIDSGAIYRAITWKGLEQKIDLSDKEAVIELTKKIKVELKSKKSVFVDGKEVTREIRKPVIDQNISLVAKNEGVRTQVVKLLQELSETGGVIMEGRDITTVVLPNADVKFYLDADVLTRANRRYKELLEKGETDINFNQIQQDIEYRDMQDKSRTTGPLVKTNDAIYLDTSNLTINQVTSAIIKRIRDIQRFNHQNKLYFMIYLIERILFRILFNFKVSGQENIPLTGGVLIAANHQSYADPPVIGAALPREVYFMAKQELFNHTYLGWLISNLNSFPVNQTTVTAQTFKKTISLVEQGYGVVIFPEGQRSFDGKLQLAKPGIGLILCKAIEKCPQVKLIPAKILGTDKVLPRGSNKIKFCNVEVRFGKPIDINQFSHLSSKEKYQAIADMIMEKIDNL, from the coding sequence ATGAGAAAATGGATAATCGCTATCGACGGCCCTGCGGGTGCAGGAAAAAGCACGGTGGCAAAAATAGTCGCTAAAAAACTAAAAATTAAATATATAGATTCTGGGGCTATTTATCGCGCTATTACCTGGAAAGGATTAGAACAAAAGATTGATTTGAGTGATAAAGAGGCTGTAATTGAACTAACAAAGAAGATTAAGGTTGAGTTAAAATCAAAGAAAAGTGTCTTTGTTGATGGCAAAGAGGTAACCAGAGAAATTAGAAAACCTGTAATTGACCAGAATATCTCTCTTGTGGCGAAAAATGAAGGAGTAAGAACCCAGGTAGTGAAATTGCTTCAAGAATTAAGTGAAACAGGCGGCGTAATTATGGAAGGACGAGATATTACTACGGTTGTCTTACCCAATGCGGATGTTAAATTTTATCTCGATGCAGATGTTTTAACCAGAGCAAATAGAAGGTATAAAGAATTATTGGAAAAGGGCGAAACGGATATAAATTTTAATCAAATTCAACAAGACATCGAATATCGAGATATGCAGGATAAATCAAGAACTACTGGTCCATTAGTCAAAACCAATGATGCAATTTACCTTGATACCTCCAATCTAACGATAAATCAGGTTACCTCTGCTATTATCAAAAGGATACGAGATATTCAAAGATTTAATCACCAGAATAAATTATATTTCATGATATATCTAATCGAGAGGATACTTTTTAGAATATTATTTAATTTTAAAGTAAGTGGGCAAGAAAATATCCCATTAACTGGTGGGGTATTAATTGCCGCAAATCATCAAAGCTACGCTGACCCACCGGTGATAGGTGCGGCGTTACCAAGAGAGGTATATTTTATGGCAAAACAAGAACTATTTAATCATACCTACCTTGGCTGGCTTATCAGTAATTTAAATTCATTCCCGGTTAACCAGACAACAGTTACTGCACAAACATTTAAAAAAACCATAAGTTTAGTGGAACAAGGATATGGAGTTGTGATATTCCCTGAGGGACAACGAAGTTTTGATGGTAAATTACAATTAGCAAAACCAGGGATAGGGCTGATTCTATGTAAGGCGATTGAGAAATGTCCCCAGGTTAAACTTATTCCTGCAAAAATATTGGGCACGGATAAGGTCTTACCGCGAGGGTCAAACAAGATTAAGTTTTGCAATGTTGAGGTAAGATTTGGAAAACCAATTGATATAAATCAATTTAGTCATCTTTCTTCTAAAGAAAAATATCAGGCAATTGCGGATATGATTATGGAAAAGATAGATAATCTGTAA